The segment TGCCAAACATATACTTGCCTTTAAGGTCGGCAATACCGATGAGCTCTATACCACCGGAACCAGTCTCGGGAACTGATGCATCAATGATGTAAAGGTTATAAAAGCTATATTCAAGGTCAAGAAAGAGAGTCTCCTTTCTGGAAAAATGAAATCCCGCCTTTAAATTTGATCCACTGCTGAGGCTGTAATTTCTACGCTCATATTCGGGTGGATTATTCACAATATCATTATATTTCAGATAAACAAGATCACTGGCTCCCATGGCTACAAAATTGAGAAACAACCTGTTTTCCATGGTCCAATTTTTACCAAGGGAAGAGATGCGAATCCATCCAGGTCCGATAGAGTTGGCTCCCAGATTAATAATACGGTTATATATGAAGTCATAATGCAGATATAGTCCCAACTGATTCCTGACACCCTCTTTTTTACCATAGAGGGTCCGTCCATAAAGATGTCCCTCTGAAAAGAAATCTAGAAAGATTTCATCTCCCAGATCCAGACCGCCTCTGAATTTCATTGAGAACCAGTCATAGGGTACACTTTGCCTCGGTTTCAGAAAGGGAGAACCATAATTGAGGTGAAGATAATAGCTTAAGGAAAGACCCTGCTTCTCTAAAACAATATCAGGACGCGGCAGGAGACTCACACTAGCCTGGGAAACCCCTCCCCCGAGAAAGGAAAAACCACTGATATCTGAGGTCTCAGGAGGACGTCCTGGGAAGAGGGCATGATTCAGACTGGTGGTAGGACTGAGTAATGTTGCACCAATCCAACGGAACACATTGGGTTTCAGGATTTCCCCGTCTTCTCCATGGAGAATATTATCGGATAGTCGGAAAAACATTTCTCCAACCGAAATACCACCAAGGGTTGTTACAATAAAATCATTGATGGAGGGTGTTTCGGTCTCCATTAGAAGCTCCCAGCTGATGCTTCCCAGGGCTGTCA is part of the Oceanispirochaeta sp. M1 genome and harbors:
- a CDS encoding DUF3943 domain-containing protein, which translates into the protein MKGIIYILLILSSFCLPLSIYAEDRDEIVFDDYSPFFLYGIGLVETQIANTALWGFNRYISQSDYGMITIDSMRTNLTNPWVWDQDEFIVNHLGHPYQGALYYSAGRTLGNGFWVSASLTALGSISWELLMETETPSINDFIVTTLGGISVGEMFFRLSDNILHGEDGEILKPNVFRWIGATLLSPTTSLNHALFPGRPPETSDISGFSFLGGGVSQASVSLLPRPDIVLEKQGLSLSYYLHLNYGSPFLKPRQSVPYDWFSMKFRGGLDLGDEIFLDFFSEGHLYGRTLYGKKEGVRNQLGLYLHYDFIYNRIINLGANSIGPGWIRISSLGKNWTMENRLFLNFVAMGASDLVYLKYNDIVNNPPEYERRNYSLSSGSNLKAGFHFSRKETLFLDLEYSFYNLYIIDASVPETGSGGIELIGIADLKGKYMFGKNWFAGLGGSLYHKESYYKQFVDLDELMWRAEFFSGIRF